The DNA segment AAAATACGGACAAAAGGTTGCGAAAGGAATTCCTTGTCCAAGAGCATATTACCGCTGCACGGTTGCACCTGGTTGTCCTGTTCGAAGACAGGTATCTATATCTACCGAGTGACATATACTATAAAACATACTATTATAATTTCCGGTGTCTAATttcttgtaatattttttattcttgaaAAGGTCCAAAGATGCGTGGATGACATGTCAATTCTAATCACAACTTATGAAGGAACACACAACCACCCTCTTCCACTCACAGCCACCGCCATGGCTTCCACCACCGCAGCTGCCGCCTCCATGCTCCTCTCTGGTTCCTCCACATCAGGGTTAGACACCGAGATGATCAAGAACTTCAAACTTTATGACAACAATTCAAGACTCATAAACAAACCAACCGTTCTCTCGCCATTACACCCTACAGCCACTCTAGATCTCACTATTCCTATGCCAAAACCATCTTCATCACCATATTCTTTGAACTTCAACACATTTTCTTCACTCCAAAGGTTCCCTTCCACAAGCCTTAAtttctctgcttcttcttcttcctccgatTCAACTTCAACCATCAACATTCCCACGATATGGGGTAGTGGATACGCTTCTTGCAGTCCTGTTACAGATAATAAGGTACACACCGGACGGCCATCATTTCTAAATATTGGAAAAAACCTACCGCAAAACCCTTCTTTGACCGAAACCCTAACGAAGGCTCTTACTTCTGACCCAAGTTTCCACTCAGTGATAGCACAAGCCATATCAACTATGGTCGGATCAGGGAATGGAGATCAGCAATCCGCTCGTACCTTAAATAGCTTGTCGATTACTAAACAACAGGCTGCTGCAGAttctaacaacaaaaataaaggATGTGAAGGGTATTTCAGCAGCTTATTGATGTCAAATATGGCGAATCCAGGAATGTTATCAACGTTAAACCTACCGTCGTCAGAACTTCCATTCACTTTGTTcacgacttcttcttcttcgtctaaGCCAAGTTTTTCGAACGAGGAAAAAAAGAGGTTGTAACTTTATAGTATTTTCAGTGTGTAATGCAAACGTCTTAAGAGTTAATTATTTTCTGATGATATATTTTGTGTGGCCCATTTGTTTGACCATGACGACAACGGATGATAAAATTAGTTCGCCAAAACGTCTTACTTTCAGTATTGCCGACCAAACACAACTTGGATACGCTTACAAAAAAAACAGTGTAATAAACTACTAATTAGGAAAAATTGTTACGCACCAAACCATTGATAATATCATAAATTTACACTTTAAGTTTTCTTCAACAGCTTAATAATGCGTTTAATCGTAGACATAAACTCTTTCTCCTTCTCTGGAACCACAGAATGATATGCACTCTCCTTCCATGCTCTGTAGAAAAATGATTCTTTCTCAACAAATATGGTAGCTTTGTTTGCGTTGCACGTTCCGTTCTTCAGAGTATCCGACATTTCGTTAAGTAGCGATTCAGATTTCATTAAAGAATTCAACTCCTCTTTCATATCATCTTTTGATTCCTTCTTCAATGTTTTCAACTCTCCCAGCAATTTCTTTGCATTCTCAATCTCTTTTGTAAGTTTGTCGTTTATgagttctttttcttcttctccttttaaTGTTGTCAATGTTTCTGGGTTTACATCGCGGAGTTTCACTAGCTTTACGTCTCTCGCTGCAGCCTCTTCGAAGTTGCATCCCAATGCGATGACTAGGGTCACAATAAGTATGATAGATTTCTTTGCCATATTGTATTGTTTCAAATTGGTTTAAGGCAAATCTTATTTGGTCATATATATGAGAGGACTGAAACTTCTGTGGGTGGTTGCCTTTACACGGAAAAATGTTGTCTAAAAGTAGAAGGTAATGTTTGATCAAAAAGAAGTAGAAGGTAATGTTTGATATTTTGATGTCCGATACTTCTATTAGTAAAtgctataaatataaaaagttgaCTAAATGATTTAAGTAAAAAAGAAATATGAGAATTTTGTGGATAACCAAATAAAGATGGGTCTCCGGGTGAATACAATATGTTGACCTTCAGTTTAAGGTTATATGTACATACTATTATTAGTCACGGATAATAGTATAAAGTAACCTAAAAATCAAAGACAAGAACTCACATCTCTTCTCGCCTCTTTTCCTTTAACAAATTATTTGGAATCTGATTTCAAACTGATTGTTAAGGGAAAATTGAGCTCTATAGTCATGGCAAAGATCTCCTTATTGCTTTTGGTCGTTGTCCTTTTCTCCTCTCTCCAGGCTTATGAAGCTCACCGCATTGGAAATTTCGATAAAGGACTTGAAAAAGACTTGCACAATGCCGAGGCCATGATCGAGGAAGACTTGAAGGCCAAGAAAACGAGCACTCAAGGTTTGAAATCTGAGGTGACAACGTTGAGCAAATCTGAACAGAAGCTGAAACAACTTGGAAATGATTACAAAAAGGATACGGATGAAGCGCCTTACGGAAAGAAACTCAAAAAATTCAGCAGGCTGGTAAAAGTCAAGGAGGTACttgggaaaaaaaagaaagctgcATCCGTAATCCAAAAGATCTTGAAGGATTTTGGGCTAAACGGAGGGAGGGAATGACAAAAGATAATAATTAGGGTTTGATTACTATTCAAAGAAGGTTTGAACTTGTTCATTGAGTTTAGCTTTACAAGTGAGAGGAGATATAATAATTTCCCCCATAGTATACTAGTTGCATCATAATGTAATTAACAtgattaaatgaaatattactACTTATGATATCAGAATATGTTTCTATGCGAAATTTCAATACTTATGTCAGTTTTCTTTTAGGTTAAAACTTACGCAAGTTTGTGGATACAAAGTTTgagatatatataatatatatatatttataaaatattatcgaTGAACCACATCAATTTACAAAAATAACTTCTACTACTTAATCAACCAATTTTTCGCAAGTTAAATTCAgtgaaaattgtgtttttttaaattctttttaatttctacTACCTAACTATAattgtgtgtttttttaatttttgcatCTTGTCATAAGCAAAGTCAGtaatttattcaaattttatttttataaatactgATTTATATCTTCAGAAATACtcatgataaaaaattagatgaaAGGATCCATTTATTTCAATAATCACTGCAAACAATATTTTAGAAAGTAGATGGTTAGATTTTTTGATATCACAATTTATTAAAATCTAAGTTTAGCAATTCATAAGTGatgaaatttttatatttgtgtttatatatttgatttgatcGCTGATGGGATTATTATATAAGGACCaataaactataaattaaacactccattttattaaactgctaatattaaatgaaattgtttaattatatgtttataattgtTGTAGTTAACAACAAACACTTTGTAtttgtaattattttgaaaattttaattatcttaaacatttaaaaattgaattaatatataaattactattattttctaACTATCAAATTTTAAGTTGTAGTTAACATGGTGAATGAGATTTCATATTCTTATAAAGCATTGACAAATATTTACGGTAGTGGACAGCTttgaaaatttctaaattttacaaACAGTTACAATACCATTGTTAAGGTCATATACATTTAATGTCGAAGATTTTAAGTGGAAAAATGAATCAGTCAATATAGATAATTTTATCACTCATCACGTGATAAGACAATGTAACAAATAACATTTCGAAGGATCTTATTACTTGTGAAGTGATCGAGTCTAATAAATATTCACATTCAAAGATCATAAGCTTGACATTACATCTCCATGTGTATTCAGTGACGATACTTGGAAGGAAAAAAGCActtaaatatcattttaatttatagagtGTTATgctaaaacatgttttttaGAAAAAGTTAATTTGTGGAATTGCTTAACTTTACATAAGATACAAATAAtggaaaaaagagagaaaaaatgtgTGTGATTTACTAAAAAGAATATATTACTAAACAAGACCTCTTAAAGTAAACATATAATCATGTTTTCGACAATCACAAATTATTAAATAGTTAAATTtaagggatttttgcaaaattgacctacaacttaaagtcaaacacaaaactaacctccttttttcttgaaaattggttttgccctattcaccccataagttcatataatttacgaaaatgccatcaatttttttttttttttttcgaaaatgacatttttactctctcaccctcatcatcttcaagtaattacaagattgccattgtcatcaataccacaaccaccatgaacaaccaatttgaagcttttaatgctcccaaaatcgatttacccttcttctttttccattcttgtgaactaaacacaacatatctctcactttctctccacaatgagctaaaaacccaagattttgattctaaaatttttatggttcataaagtcatagaagctaacgattatgggtgggtgactttcgtttgtgattctgtgtgcttggagaagccttatgtatgctaaggaacttatctcaccaatttaaggtatgacatcgagtttttttccagatctgttcgtcagacgacttacttgggaagtcgtctcgctgtagacgacttacctttcagtcgtctggctgtagacgacttacctggaagtcgtctggtcaacgcagaggtatttttgcaattgactttgaaatctgtaacctgagacgactgaaaattaagtcgtctactattgtttggtttcaaaaaaaattccaaagaacctagacgacttacatttcagtcgtcataggttagttttgcatttgactggataatttcagaagtttgacttccccagacgacttacatttcagtcgtctggcgaaaattaaaataataatattttttttaaagtaaacgacttacaattaagtagtcataggttagttttttgcaattgaaaaaaaaaacttcaaaatttaattatacacagacgacttataattcagtcgtccaccagacgacttaattgtaagtcgtccaggacttttttcgagattctggtcaaacctcgtaaatcctggacgatttacatttcagtcgtctcgtggacgactgaattataagtcgtctgtatataattaaatctttgaagttttttttttcaattgaaaaactaacctatgacgacttaactgtaagtcgtctactttttaaaaaatattattattttaaattttcactagacgactgaaatgtaagtcgtcaaaaagtcaaacttctgaaataatccagtcaaatgcaaaactaacctctgacgactgaaatgtaagtcgtctagcttttttgtggagttttttttttaaccaaacaatagtagacgacttaactttcagtcatccgaaataacagatttcaaagtcaattgcaaaataacctctgcgttgaccagacgacatatagtttagtcgtctagacaacttagattgaagtcgtccgcgtcttctccactagtttttaagtcttctacgttagtttttgaataacttgtatttttaagagtgataagtaacttcaa comes from the Brassica rapa cultivar Chiifu-401-42 chromosome A01, CAAS_Brap_v3.01, whole genome shotgun sequence genome and includes:
- the LOC103850083 gene encoding uncharacterized protein LOC103850083 gives rise to the protein MAKKSIILIVTLVIALGCNFEEAAARDVKLVKLRDVNPETLTTLKGEEEKELINDKLTKEIENAKKLLGELKTLKKESKDDMKEELNSLMKSESLLNEMSDTLKNGTCNANKATIFVEKESFFYRAWKESAYHSVVPEKEKEFMSTIKRIIKLLKKT
- the LOC103850084 gene encoding probable WRKY transcription factor 72; the protein is MEVLKKLPTSDSIVKDEVAGSDGGIQESRKVSHELESANVEMREMKEENEKLKVMLEHIESDYKSLRLRYLNKVQQKSSAKPVPDNKNDHLNAEFVSSSDQEREFVSLSLGKRSSNSPSNSIANKEEKTKLICLGAKEEEELTNAGLTLGPAVGLAKENRAISSLEYSSSEEAPAMNKVTGKRSSPSGGADDNSQQNLAKRARVCVRARCDTLTMNDGCQWRKYGQKVAKGIPCPRAYYRCTVAPGCPVRRQVQRCVDDMSILITTYEGTHNHPLPLTATAMASTTAAAASMLLSGSSTSGLDTEMIKNFKLYDNNSRLINKPTVLSPLHPTATLDLTIPMPKPSSSPYSLNFNTFSSLQRFPSTSLNFSASSSSSDSTSTINIPTIWGSGYASCSPVTDNKVHTGRPSFLNIGKNLPQNPSLTETLTKALTSDPSFHSVIAQAISTMVGSGNGDQQSARTLNSLSITKQQAAADSNNKNKGCEGYFSSLLMSNMANPGMLSTLNLPSSELPFTLFTTSSSSSKPSFSNEEKKRL
- the LOC103850085 gene encoding uncharacterized protein LOC103850085, which encodes MAKISLLLLVVVLFSSLQAYEAHRIGNFDKGLEKDLHNAEAMIEEDLKAKKTSTQGLKSEVTTLSKSEQKLKQLGNDYKKDTDEAPYGKKLKKFSRLVKVKEVLGKKKKAASVIQKILKDFGLNGGRE